The following are encoded together in the Solenopsis invicta isolate M01_SB chromosome 14, UNIL_Sinv_3.0, whole genome shotgun sequence genome:
- the LOC113002646 gene encoding uncharacterized protein LOC113002646 isoform X3, with translation MNRFSVVEFEDGLHLVPTKWLKGSSECFWPTHKNIKRLHKNISECEEPDDETWETVKVVRIFGTANSYESGMAKVKLAEKFSDIESSDVDDAHKKKHRKTTTTSVSDESDNDSQHMLPPPPKKPFSKTSMNSKNDNVPMEDSPLENAAKKKHSNDNTSVQNVSKKSFTETNVSKDNNAILLADIDLKKELLRRCNKIDTKLDRIDGKLNSLEEKLENSLKNKKHDIDITEIVSFPLKAKEDLDKLELDLQEADFFKNMINYMKHLGGKTYHEMTVIILKHTISNFLSTLYCWNGKDGKKTAFKDLIFAKCIKHDQQITQIIAKWFIQGKLRCDRDEERLQHNKKKSQD, from the exons ATGAATCGATTTTCTGTCGTCGAATTCGAAGATGGACTGCATTTAGTCCCTACCAAGTGGTTAAAAGGATCATCAGAATGCTTCTGGCCAAcgcataaaaacataaaaagacttcataaaaatatttctgagtGCGAAGAACCAGATGATGAAACTTGGGAAACCGTGAAAGTTGTCCGTATTTTTGGAACAGCAA ATTCATATGAAAGTGGGATGGCAAAAGTAAAGTTGGCTGAGAAGTTTTCGGACATCGAATCTTCTGACGTCGATGatgctcataaaaaaaaacatcgtaAAACGACAACAACTAGCGTTTCTGACGAAAGCGATAATGATAGTCAACATATGTTACCTCCCCCGCCAAAGAAACCATTTTCGAAAACGTCCATGAATTCCAAAAATGATAATGTACCAATGGAGGATTCACCTTTAGAAAATGCtgctaaaaaaaaacacagtaatGATAATACATCTGTGCAGAATGTTTCAAAAAAGTCTTTTACTGAAACAAATGTGTCAAAAGACAATAATGCAATACTTTTGGCAGATATCG atttaaaaaaggaATTACTACGTagatgtaataaaatagatactAAGTTAGATCGCATTGATGGGAAATTGAATAGTCTTGAAGAAAAACTGGAGAATAGTCTTAAAAATAAGAAGCATGATATTGACATAACAGAAATTGTATCCTTTCCTTTAAAAGCGAAAGAAGATCTGGACAAGTTAGAACTAGACCTTCAAGAAGCCGACTTTTTCAAAAACATG ataaattatatgaaacacTTAGGTGGCAAAACTTATCATGAAATGAcggttattattttaaaacataccaTTAGTAATTTTCTTTCCACCCTGTACTGTTGGAAtggaaaagatggaaaaaagacagcatttaaagatttaatattcGCCAAATGCATAAAAC atGACCAACAAATTACGCAAATTATAGCAAAATGGTTTATACAAGGAAAATTGCGATGTGACAGAGATGA GGAACGATtgcaacataataaaaaaaaatcacaagatTAA
- the LOC113002646 gene encoding uncharacterized protein LOC113002646 isoform X4 codes for MNRFSVVEFEDGLHLVPTKWLKGSSECFWPTHKNIKRLHKNISECEEPDDETWETVKVVRIFGTANSYESGMAKVKLAEKFSDIESSDVDDAHKKKHRKTTTTSVSDESDNDSQHMLPPPPKKPFSKTSMNSKNDNVPMEDSPLENAAKKKHSNDNTSVQNVSKKSFTETNVSKDNNAILLADIDLKKELLRRCNKIDTKLDRIDGKLNSLEEKLENSLKNKKHDIDITEIVSFPLKAKEDLDKLELDLQEADFFKNMINYMKHLGGKTYHEMTVIILKHTISNFLSTLYCWNGKDGKKTAFKDLIFAKCIKQI; via the exons ATGAATCGATTTTCTGTCGTCGAATTCGAAGATGGACTGCATTTAGTCCCTACCAAGTGGTTAAAAGGATCATCAGAATGCTTCTGGCCAAcgcataaaaacataaaaagacttcataaaaatatttctgagtGCGAAGAACCAGATGATGAAACTTGGGAAACCGTGAAAGTTGTCCGTATTTTTGGAACAGCAA ATTCATATGAAAGTGGGATGGCAAAAGTAAAGTTGGCTGAGAAGTTTTCGGACATCGAATCTTCTGACGTCGATGatgctcataaaaaaaaacatcgtaAAACGACAACAACTAGCGTTTCTGACGAAAGCGATAATGATAGTCAACATATGTTACCTCCCCCGCCAAAGAAACCATTTTCGAAAACGTCCATGAATTCCAAAAATGATAATGTACCAATGGAGGATTCACCTTTAGAAAATGCtgctaaaaaaaaacacagtaatGATAATACATCTGTGCAGAATGTTTCAAAAAAGTCTTTTACTGAAACAAATGTGTCAAAAGACAATAATGCAATACTTTTGGCAGATATCG atttaaaaaaggaATTACTACGTagatgtaataaaatagatactAAGTTAGATCGCATTGATGGGAAATTGAATAGTCTTGAAGAAAAACTGGAGAATAGTCTTAAAAATAAGAAGCATGATATTGACATAACAGAAATTGTATCCTTTCCTTTAAAAGCGAAAGAAGATCTGGACAAGTTAGAACTAGACCTTCAAGAAGCCGACTTTTTCAAAAACATG ataaattatatgaaacacTTAGGTGGCAAAACTTATCATGAAATGAcggttattattttaaaacataccaTTAGTAATTTTCTTTCCACCCTGTACTGTTGGAAtggaaaagatggaaaaaagacagcatttaaagatttaatattcGCCAAATGCATAAAAC aaatttag
- the LOC113002646 gene encoding uncharacterized protein LOC113002646 isoform X1, which produces MDRKHKNYSFLSKRHFRRIIANNTASDLLNLSNNEHLELRDELLQSDTSEDLELLENEFVNRNDELVDNLNESDTVDDNESNNEEGEMHRNDSNNSSESDTNGNELTESVVHYINVEPGNKTDNQDDQFIKDIASWAIMFNIFQVAIRALLIILRKYTRHSFPKDPRTLLSPRHTAIIEMGVGLYCHFDLQNAFKKMLDEYNTVLGRIPASLDIFINIDGLPISKSSNATLWPILCSDTVLKSVFIVGAYYGQRKPQCNNDFLTQFVDEAILLINTGLFYNEIQVQINFHGLICDAPAKAFILSIKYHTGYNTCSRCTITGEFLDGRLCFPATKIIDALRTDEDFANNKYDGFQIGETILKQIPNFGLVSSVVIDYMHLICLGIMKKLILLWIKGPRTVKLSQQLLNQISGALLNLQSCVLNDFVRRPQSLKDVKLWKATEFRQFLLYTGPVVLQDILRKDVYINFITLHIAVTILASPNLSKDNNNITWAQMLIEYFLKCFKKIYGVKFMSHNFHILLHICSDVRKYGPIDEFSAFRFENYMSNIKKMIRRNEKPLQQLSRRYSELNNFNMLSKKQKNSKEIFFEKIHSNGPLIDCYNFAFQYKILRTKTYTIHSNSTSNNCISFENGTVISVLNLVKCNDNTKFIIGRKLKVVKNLYSEPIYPCASEELGIQVMREDTAVCLSPCENVRNKMWKMPYDHNQFVVFPVIHT; this is translated from the coding sequence atggatagaaaacacaaaaattattcttttctttctaaacGGCATTTCCGAAGAATTATTGCCAATAACACTGCTTcagatttattaaatctttccaATAATGAACATCTTGAATTGAGAGACGAATTATTACAATCTGATACTAGTGAAGATTTAGAGCTATTAGAAAACGAATTTGTCAATAGAAATGATGAACTTGTAGACAATTTAAATGAAAGTGACACAGTTGACGATAATGAATCAAACAATGAAGAGGGAGAAATGCATAGAAATGATAGTAACAATAGTAGTGAAAGTGATACAAATGGAAATGAATTAACTGAATCAGTAgtacattatataaatgttgaGCCTGGCAATAAAACTGATAATCAAGATGATCAATTTATTAAGGATATAGCTTCTTGGGCAATTatgtttaacattttccagGTTGCTATCAGGGCACTTTTGattatattacgtaaatataCGCGACATTCGTTTCCAAAAGATCCTCGAACATTACTCTCTCCAAGGCACACAGCAATTATTGAAATGGGCGTTGGACTATATTGCCATTTCGATTtacaaaatgcatttaaaaaaatgttagatgAATATAATACAGTTTTAGGCCGAATACCTGCTAGTctggatatttttataaacattgatGGTTTACCGATTTCCAAATCAAGCAATGCGACTTTATGGCCCATTTTATGTTCAGATACagttttaaaatcagttttcatTGTGGGAGCATACTATGGTCAAAGAAAACCGCAGTGTAACAATgattttttaacacaatttgTTGACgaagcaattttattaattaatacaggactcttttataatgaaattcaagtacaaattaattttcatggATTAATTTGTGATGCTCCAGCAAaagcttttattttatcaataaaatatcataccGGTTACAATACTTGTTCGCGATGTACTATTACAGGTGAATTTTTAGATGGACGATTATGTTTTCCAGCGACAAAAATAATTGATGCTTTAAGAACTGATGAAGATTTTGCTAATAATAAATACGACGGTTTTCAAATTGGTGAGACGATTTTAAAGCAAATTCCTAATTTTGGATTAGTTTCTAGCGTTGTAATTGATTACATGCACCTTATATGTTTaggaataatgaaaaaattgatattacttTGGATTAAAGGTCCGCGTACTGTAAAATTATCTCAACAGTTATTAAATCAGATTTCAGGAgctttattaaatttgcaaagttgTGTACTAAATGATTTTGTTCGACGCCCACAATCACtaaaagatgtaaaattatGGAAAGCAACGGAATTTCGTCAGTTTCTTCTTTACACGGGTCCAGTTGTGCTACAGGATATATTAAGAAAAGATgtgtatatcaattttataacattacatATTGCTGTAACAATTCTTGCTAGTCCTAATCTTtcgaaagataataataatattacatggGCCCAAATGTTAAtagagtattttttaaaatgtttcaaaaaaatttacggAGTTAAATTTATGTCTCATAATTtccatattttattacatatttgttcTGATGTGCGGAAGTATGGACCCATTGACGAGTTTAGTGCTTTCAGATTTGAAAATTAcatgtcaaatataaaaaaaatgattcgaAGAAATGAGAAACCTCTTCAACAATTATCACGAAGATATTCCGAACTCAATAACTTTAATATGCTtagtaagaaacaaaaaaacagtaaggaaattttttttgaaaaaattcactcaAACGGACCTTTAATTGATTGttacaattttgcttttcagtataaaatattacgtactaAAACATATACGATCCATTCCAATAGCACAAGTAATAATTGTATTTCATTTGAAAATGGAACTGTAATATCAGTTTTAAATTTAGTCAAATGTAatgataatacaaaatttataataggtAGAAAGCTTaaagtagtaaaaaatttgtattctgAACCTATCTATCCTTGCGCATCAGAAGAGTTGGGTATACAAGTTATGCGCGAAGACACTGCTGTATGCCTTTCGCCGTGCGAGAATGTTCGAAATAAAATGTGGAAAATGCCGTACGATCATAATCAGTTTGTTGTTTTCCCAGTAATACATACTTAA
- the LOC113002646 gene encoding uncharacterized protein LOC113002646 isoform X2, giving the protein MNRFSVVEFEDGLHLVPTKWLKGSSECFWPTHKNIKRLHKNISECEEPDDETWETVKVVRIFGTANSYESGMAKVKLAEKFSDIESSDVDDAHKKKHRKTTTTSVSDESDNDSQHMLPPPPKKPFSKTSMNSKNDNVPMEDSPLENAAKKKHSNDNTSVQNVSKKSFTETNVSKDNNAILLADIDLKKELLRRCNKIDTKLDRIDGKLNSLEEKLENSLKNKKHDIDITEIVSFPLKAKEDLDKLELDLQEADFFKNMINYMKHLGGKTYHEMTVIILKHTISNFLSTLYCWNGKDGKKTAFKDLIFAKCIKQCVISKFADDQQITQIIAKWFIQGKLRCDRDEERLQHNKKKSQD; this is encoded by the exons ATGAATCGATTTTCTGTCGTCGAATTCGAAGATGGACTGCATTTAGTCCCTACCAAGTGGTTAAAAGGATCATCAGAATGCTTCTGGCCAAcgcataaaaacataaaaagacttcataaaaatatttctgagtGCGAAGAACCAGATGATGAAACTTGGGAAACCGTGAAAGTTGTCCGTATTTTTGGAACAGCAA ATTCATATGAAAGTGGGATGGCAAAAGTAAAGTTGGCTGAGAAGTTTTCGGACATCGAATCTTCTGACGTCGATGatgctcataaaaaaaaacatcgtaAAACGACAACAACTAGCGTTTCTGACGAAAGCGATAATGATAGTCAACATATGTTACCTCCCCCGCCAAAGAAACCATTTTCGAAAACGTCCATGAATTCCAAAAATGATAATGTACCAATGGAGGATTCACCTTTAGAAAATGCtgctaaaaaaaaacacagtaatGATAATACATCTGTGCAGAATGTTTCAAAAAAGTCTTTTACTGAAACAAATGTGTCAAAAGACAATAATGCAATACTTTTGGCAGATATCG atttaaaaaaggaATTACTACGTagatgtaataaaatagatactAAGTTAGATCGCATTGATGGGAAATTGAATAGTCTTGAAGAAAAACTGGAGAATAGTCTTAAAAATAAGAAGCATGATATTGACATAACAGAAATTGTATCCTTTCCTTTAAAAGCGAAAGAAGATCTGGACAAGTTAGAACTAGACCTTCAAGAAGCCGACTTTTTCAAAAACATG ataaattatatgaaacacTTAGGTGGCAAAACTTATCATGAAATGAcggttattattttaaaacataccaTTAGTAATTTTCTTTCCACCCTGTACTGTTGGAAtggaaaagatggaaaaaagacagcatttaaagatttaatattcGCCAAATGCATAAAAC AATGTgtcatttcaaaatttgcagatGACCAACAAATTACGCAAATTATAGCAAAATGGTTTATACAAGGAAAATTGCGATGTGACAGAGATGA GGAACGATtgcaacataataaaaaaaaatcacaagatTAA